AGCGGCGGGTTTCCGCCGGAAGGCGTGTGGGAATAGGGGTGTCCGTTACCTGGATCGCCCTATGGATCCAGCGAATACAACGCCTGGTGCCGTGAGCCCTGCTCGGCCGCCTGCCGGAATACCTGTTGGGGGACGGTAATGCCTAATCGCTTCAGCTCCCGTTGATAACTCAGCAGCTGCCGCCGGAAAGCACTGGAGTACATGGCGTGCCGGCGGCCCTTCGCGTCTTGTGACTCCACGACCATGTAATACCCCCGCAGGCTTTCTCGATACCCTATGGTGACCCACACGGTCTGGCCGTTGCGGTCACCGAAACATCGCGCTTGAGACATGGGACTCCATCCTCAGTTCTCGGAATTTTATCCCTAAAGTGGCCATCGCATCCTCTAATGGGCACTGCCAGACGTTATACGCCTGAAAGGCGGGCAAATTCAATAGTTTGTGTATCAACGTCTTGGGCAAATACGTCTACCTTGACCTGGTGCCCCAAACGAAAACGCCCTGCAAAATGAACTGCCCCCCGAAAGTTGGACGGTTCATCTAGGTGATGCTCAAGGTCCGAGTCCTGTACTCTACAGGGCTCAGGCCATCTAAATTAACCTTGATGCGTTCGTGGTTGTAGTAGTGGATATAATCCTTGAGCCCTTCAATGAAGGTATCCACACTACCAAATCGTTGGCCATGGAAGAACTCGTTTTTCAAGACCCCGAAGAAGCTTTCCGTCACCGCATTGTCCAGGCAGTTGCCGGAGCGAGACATGCTGACCTCGGCGCCTCGAGCAGTTAGTCGATTGCGATAGGCTGACATTTGGTACTGCCGACCTTGATCAGAGTGCAGCACCAACCCCTTGGGGTCCTCAACTTGCTCCAATGCTCCATCCAGCATTGTCGTCACCATCTGTATCTGAGGAGTGAGCGCGACCTCGTAGGCCACAATCTCCCGGTTATACAAGTCCAGCACGGGCGAGAGGTAGATCTTCTTTCCTTGGATGTTGAACTCTGTAACATCTGTAACCCATCTACGGTGGGGGCGGTCAGCCCGGAAGTCTCGTTGCAGCCTGTTGGGCGCGACACGGCCCATTTTCCCTCGATATGAGCGATAGCGCTTGGGGCGCACCCTGGATTTCAGGCCTAACTGCCCCATCAGTTTCCATACAGTCTTGTGATTGAGGCAGCAACCTTCACGGCGTAATGCCAATGTCACGCGCCGGTAGCCATAGCGTCCTTCGTGAGCGTGGAAGATACATTGGATGCGTTGCTTCTCAGCAACATAGGCATCCGGGCGTTTCAGTGCTTGGCGCCAGTAGTAGTAAACACTACGTGCAAGTCCAGAGATACGCAGTAGGTGCGTAAGCGCATGCTCAGGCCTTAGCTCATTAATAATCAGCGTTTTTTCTCGACGGCTGATCGCTTTGTTTGAGCCAAGGCCTTCAGCATTTTTAGGTAGGCGTTTTCTGCCCGCAGTTACATCAACTCCTCTTCCATCTCTTTCGATGTCATCTTTCCGGCTGGTCTATAGCTGGGCTTCGGAGGCTTTTTCATCGGGCGGCGGCCTCGGAGACGGGGGATTAGGGCATCAGCGCCACCGGATTCGTAACGGCGTTGCCACTCTCGTATGGTAGAGCGACTTGGAATATTAAAGCGAGTGCTGGCTTCCCGAATCGATCTGCCCTGATCTAGAAAGTCTAGGACTTCCAGTTTGAATGCCACATCATAGTATGGATGGCGTTTACTTTACGTTGAGCCAAACCGTCAGCTCCATGCTGACGATAAACCGACACCCACGTACGCACGGTACCATGGTCAAGGCCAAAGTGGGTGGCGGTGCGCAAAGCACCGCCACCCTGGCTCTCATGATAAAGCACAACCTCAAGTTTGAATTAGTCCGCGTGCTTGTTCATCTAACCCCCCCTACGATTGGGTGAGTGTCCAACTTTCGGGGGGCAGTTCAAAATGCGGGGCGTAGCTTAGAGAAGGCCATGTCGGCTGAAGCTGAACCATTGACCATGGCCGACGATGATGTGGTCCAGTAAGCGAACGCCGATCAATTCCAACGCGGAGTCGATTCGGTCTGTCGCTTCGCGGTCACCGGCACTGGGCTGAGGCACGCCTGATGGGTGATTGTGCGCCAGTATCAGGCTCGTGGCGTTGCAGGACAACGCGGCCTTGACGATCTCTCGCGGATGCGCCGCACAGCTGTCGACGGTGCCCTGGAAGAATGCCTCGTACCGCAGCATCCGGTGTTTATTGTCCAAGAGGATGCCGACAAACATTTCTTGCTCTTGACTGGACAGCTTGAGTTGAAAGTACTTCGCTGCGTCATCGGGTTTGTCGAACACCTCGGTGTGCCGATGATACTGCCGGCGTAGTCGGCGCTCCAACAGCCCGCAGGCCGCGTCGATGATCGCTTGCTCCGCCTCACGGAGTGATGAGTGACGTTTCATGATAAATCCCAGAATACTGGGAGTCCCTCCATCCGGGAGGGGCTCCCGGGTGGAGAGGAAAAGTCGAGGTCAATCAGTATTCGGAAGGCAGGAGCAGCGTGGTGACGCTCCTATCCGCTTCCGTAATGACCCAGATCGTGGTGTGAGGGGCGATGGCATAGCTCGACATCAGTCGGTATCCCTCAGTGAGTGCTTCTTCATTTGATGCCTGGTCTTCTGGCGGCATCTCGCCCCAGTCGCCATGACGGTGACGTTGAAGATAGTGGGCGGGGTGAACGTTGGCGTCGGCAAACGCCGCAGCGGCACCCGGTGTGATGACAGTTGCTCCCAAAGGGAAACGGGGTTGGATCGTAGGCATGGTGCGTCTCCTGAATAAGCACGGAGAAACACGCGCGGATGCGCCCCATGGGGAAGTGTTTCCCCGTGGGGTGAAATGATTGAAAGAGAGCCATGGAAGGCGAGGTTAGAAGATGGATCGAGCCAAGCGGCCGCGCCCCGTTTCACGATCCGGCAGGGCGTTAAGGCAAGGGGCCACACGGTTTGTGCGGCGAGAGCCAAACCTATTGTTGCAGGATTCAAGGACGAGACTCTATACTGTTATTATGGACAGTAATCGAGTATTGATTTGTGGTGGTGAGGCAGGCGGTTCCCCCCATGCCTGTCTCAAGGCGCTGGGGCAGTTGTTGTCGCTCCGGAAGATCGATGTGGCGCTGATTCACGGTGGCCACCCGCATGCGGAGACTGCGCAACGCTGGGCCGCATCGAACGGGATTGACCACATTGTCTATGCCTTGAATGTACGGCGCCATGGTGACAACGCTTGGCGGCACCTGAATCGCCTGCTGATAGAGCACGGGAATCCCGATGGCATTGTCGCTCTGAACGGCGGGCAAGGCATCGGTCATTTATTAAGTCTGGCGGTGAGGGAAGGTATTCCGATTTGGATGCCGTATGGAAATCGACATCAACCCAAAGCCTGTTAGAGGGTTTGTCCCATCTGTGCTGATGATGCAGAGGCTCTGTGGGAAAAGCTTGGTTGCGGCGCTAACGTCGTGGATGGCCTGATTGACCAAACCCTTATCGGCTGAAGTCTTTTGCTGGTGGCTGATATAGGCGTGCCGCTGAGGCAAGAGAAGCCTCAGCCCACCTGTAGGAAATAACGGAGGCAGGAAAAAAATATCATAAAAAAATCATAATAAAGAGCAGGATGTTGCGGCTTTCTGCGGGGGAGAGCGGAGTATAAGTGTCATTAAGAAGCCTTAGCTTGGGATGAAACAAGGCCCTATGGAGATTGGGCCTCCATAAAGAATCCTAAGGGAATAAGGCTATGCGACGCATTATGCTGCCGTTTATGGTGGTGTTTTTATTGGGGGCACCGTTATCCGCATCCGCTCTTTACGAGAGTGCCATTGAGCAGGCCCGTTCCTGGCTGACACAGCAACAGAATGCGGACGGCAGTTGGGGTGTGCTCGAAACGGAGCGATTTATCGCGACCACAGAAGTGGTCAAGGCTCTCCATGCCAGTGGCGCACGTACAGAGGCCTATTATCGGGGTGTGACCTGGCTACAGAATCGCGCCGGCAATAATGTGGACTATGGCGCCCGCCGCGCGGTGGCTTTGTCTGCTTCTGGTACCAATACCGCCAGTCAGTGGATACCTCGACTTAGTGAGATTCAAGACCCAGCCCTTTCCGGACACGAAGGTTGGGGCCTCAGTTCACATTACCTGGAATCCCCCTTGGACACCGCACTCGCCTTGGAAGCCCTGGCTCGCATTGGTACTGCAGCCGGGGGTTCGAATGTGTCCATCCAACCCGCGCTGGACTACCTCAAGAACGCACAGGTTGGTCAGGATGGCTGGCCGTTGGGGCAGCAGAGTGGCTCTGACCCCTTTGTAACGGCCCTGGTGGTAAAGGGGCTTGCACCGTGGGTCAGTCAAGACAGTGCCTTGACGCCGCTCATAGAGGACGGAGTGGCTAACCTAGTTGGCCAAATGAATAGTGCCGAGCCAATAGTGTTGCAGGCGCTGGCTGCTCACGCGGCGCTGCTGGTCGGCAACACCGCGGCCGCAAGTGCTTGGCTGTCTTCCATGGCCTTGAATCAGGCGTCGAATGGGAGCTGGGAAGCGCGGGCGTATGACACGGCCTTGGTGGTTCGCGCCATGGCGGCGGCCGACGGGCTGGACTCAGGAAATCTACACACCGTGGTGAGCATTCCGGATGCCAATTTGAGGCGGGCGATCAACGTCGCCCTTGGCCGTGGTGCTCTGGATGCTCTGAATCGCGGTGATCTTGCTCAGTTGACGACCTTGGATGCCAGCAATTTAGGGATCACAGACCTCACGGGTTTGGAGTGGGCCGTTAACCTTGTCCACCTGGACGTATCCGACAATCAAATCGTATCCCTCGATCCCATCGCATCATTGAGCCTGGAAACACTGGATACATCGGGCAATCCCGTTGGCAGTGGCCGAAAGGAAGTAGAGCAACAGTACGCCGAAAGCTCCTCCAGCCCTGGCCGTGTCGGTAACGGAGGTGCCTTGGGCGTCACGGATACCGAGTTGGTGGAAGACACCCCAGCCGTGGGAGCCGCGGATCTCGACCCGACAATACTTATCCCTCTCATGTCCTCTATGTAGAGACAAATGGAAGATGTGAGTTCTTTCTACATGGAATAAAAAAGGAGAAATGACGATGAAACGGACGATCCAGATTTCCACACTGGGACTGATTGGCGTATTTGCCATTGGGGTCGCCCATGCGGCGTCGCAGAGTGCTCTGATTACTGAAGTAGTGGTCGAACCGGCTTCAAATAAGGTGCATCTCCACTTTGATCAGGACGTCGGCCCTACTGGGTGTATCGATAATCAGGCGGTGTTCGGTGGGGACGGAACTGAGGACGGTGGTACGAAACTACTCGCCTCGCTGGCCTATGGCGCAATGCTCTCCGGAAAACGCGTGACGATCGAGGCAAATGCCTGCGATTACGATGGTGCGCCGATTATTGACCGGATGGGGATCAGCCGATAGCTACTCCGGCCTCATGAGGCGAAGCTGAACCGTTTTGAAGCATCGATACAGGGATGAGAACCATGAAGAAAACAAAATGCATTGCCGCGAGCGCGCTCATGGTCGTGGCGGTGGCTTCGGTAGGAGACGAACGGTCCCACAACACGCCACTGAGTGCCACTGACCGGGCGGCGGTGCAGGCCATTGGTGCTTCAGTCATTGACGCTATTCGTCTTGAAGAAAGACCGGAAGAGTATGAATCGGTTAAGGCACAGGTGCGTGCGGTAAAGCGTGAAATTGAACGCATGGCCGTTCCTTCGGGTTCAACCTTGACGCTTCAAGACTCCAACGACCAAAACGCCGCGCTGACGACTCGTACTCAAAGTGTGGCAGTGGTGGATTCGGACAAGGCGGCGC
This sequence is a window from Alloalcanivorax dieselolei B5. Protein-coding genes within it:
- the radC gene encoding RadC family protein, producing the protein MKRHSSLREAEQAIIDAACGLLERRLRRQYHRHTEVFDKPDDAAKYFQLKLSSQEQEMFVGILLDNKHRMLRYEAFFQGTVDSCAAHPREIVKAALSCNATSLILAHNHPSGVPQPSAGDREATDRIDSALELIGVRLLDHIIVGHGQWFSFSRHGLL
- a CDS encoding DUF2493 domain-containing protein encodes the protein MDSNRVLICGGEAGGSPHACLKALGQLLSLRKIDVALIHGGHPHAETAQRWAASNGIDHIVYALNVRRHGDNAWRHLNRLLIEHGNPDGIVALNGGQGIGHLLSLAVREGIPIWMPYGNRHQPKAC